In the Gopherus evgoodei ecotype Sinaloan lineage unplaced genomic scaffold, rGopEvg1_v1.p scaffold_62_arrow_ctg1, whole genome shotgun sequence genome, one interval contains:
- the LOC115643552 gene encoding olfactory receptor 6F1-like, translating to MAGTERNQTNVQEFILLGFSGTWYFRVALAVLFSVMYILTILGNMSIIALVRTHSRLHTPMYFFLCNLSFLEIWYTTACVPKAIGVMLDTSKTISFTVCLLQLFFLLSMGATECFLLAVMAYDRYLAICHPLHYSSLMNSTFCAQLALLSWLCEFLAVSVLAALISRLSFCGHNVINHIICDIDSWIALSCAKTHLIELATFIDSFIVVMVSCTITLVSYIFIISTILRIFSAQGQKKAFSTCSAHLTVVTIWYGSCIFLYVKPSAQKSLDLNKTINIFNTMVTPLLNPFIYTLRNKEVKEALGKIVRSM from the coding sequence ATGGCTGGGACAGAAAGAAATCAAACCAATGTGCAGGAGTTCATCCTCCTGGGCTTTTCTGGCACTTGGTATTTCCGGGTGGCTCTTGCTGTGCTGTTTTCTGTGATGTACATCTTAACGATTCTAGGGAACATGTCCATCATAGCCCTAGTGAGGACGCACTCACgcctccacacccccatgtacttcttcctctgcaatctctccttcCTTGAGATCTGGTACACCACAGCATGTGTTCCCAAGGCCATTGGTGTCATGTTGGACACAAGCAAAACTATTTCTTTCACTGTCTGCCTCTTGCAgttgttttttctcctctccatgGGTGCCACAGAATGTTTCCTCCTGGccgtcatggcctatgaccgctatCTGGCCATATGCCACCCATTGCACTACAGCTCCCTCATGAACAGCACCTTCTGTGCTCAGCTGGCACTCCTCTCTTGGCTGTGTGAGTTCCTGGCTGTCTCTGTGCTGGCAGCTCTAATATCCAGATTGTCTTTCTGTGGCCATAATGTCATCAATCATATCATTTGTGACATAGATTCATGGATTGCGCTTTCCTGTGCCAAGACGCACCTCATTGAGCTGGCAACTTTCATCGACTCATTCATTGTTGTCATGGTCTCATGCACAATAACCCTGGTCTCCTACATTTTCATTATCTCCACCATCTTGAGAATCTTTTCAGCCCAAGGCCAGAAAAAAGCCTTTTCCACTTGCTCAGCCCACCTCACTGTTGTGACTATCTGGTACGGCTCTTGTATTTTTCTTTATGTCAAGCCTTCTGCACAGAAATCTTTGGATTTGAATAAAACTATCAACATCTTTAACACTATGGTCACTCCACTACTAAACCCTTTTATTTATACtctaagaaacaaagaggtgaaggaagCCTTGGGAAAGATAGTTAGGAGCATGTAA